The Tripterygium wilfordii isolate XIE 37 chromosome 4, ASM1340144v1, whole genome shotgun sequence genome has a window encoding:
- the LOC119995892 gene encoding receptor-like serine/threonine-protein kinase SD1-8 isoform X1 — MSSQRDTKVWVFVFFSCLFIQPSIHAKDSLGPGETLYYNQTLVSAGDVFELGFFSFTGWENQYLGVWFKDDKERKPVWVANRDNHILDSSDYLSIRRDGNLVIVEESSANWIINTGSLSTTNNTRAKILDTGNLVLLDEDDDGKIIWQSFDCPTDTYLPGMKIGYIFSDPNNKKSWYILSWSSPSVPSSGTYTFGVDRFNKSLFNVWRRGTGVYQPVGLWDGSSFKFFFQNSSEGFNFSLVAKPEQAYLTFNDIGNNTSAWFGLDSNGDIIEYRKSQEGITRASHSPCDTTNFLGIKSQGCLIPRPSMCDAGDGFFEHRGVMQISSIARVSAIVGYGDCELICKNNCSCTAYSSVDNGGSCEFYYGDMNDLLSKIRTGNSSIYVRENAPETSDNGRKRKLLVAIIVPVTVVSSTVFCLIFWFYYVQRRKHNFLGMFKDYSDATLDSNNVNEFDTKNDCDDLPEFSFSRIEAATNQFSYQNKLGEGGFGSVYKGMLFGNEIAVKRLSKYSGQGQQEFKNEVQLISKLQHRNLVNLIGYCVRGEEKILIYEYMPNKSLDSFIFDPSKQHLLDWRKRLHIVEGIAQGLLYLHKYSRLKIIHRDMKTSNILLDAYMNPKISDFGMARICCDNQSGTKTSRIVGTYGYMSPEYALHGLFSTKSDVFSFGVILLEIVSGRRNTAFNDPDSNLNLLGYAWEVWKDGRFMELLHPGLVESSSKSEVSLCIQIGLLCSQEKADDRPTMSDVVSFLSNKEESLPTPKQPGFYALLNLVGAGSSRRRREQSLNTVSFSGIDGR, encoded by the exons ATGAGTTCACAAAGAGACACAAAAGtctgggtttttgttttcttctcctgTTTATTTATCCAACCATCAATTCATGCAAAAGACAGCCTCGGGCCAGGAGAAACCTTGTACTACAACCAAACGTTGGTCTCAGCGGGTGATGTTTTTGAGTTGGGTTTCTTCAGCTTCACTGGCTGGGAGAATCAGTACTTGGGAGTGTGGTTCAAGGACGACAAAGAGAGGAAACCAGTCTGGGTTGCCAACAGAGACAATCACATCTTGGATTCATCAGATTATCTCTCTATAAGGCGAGACGGGAACTTGGTGATAGTGGAGGAATCCTCTGCAAATTGGATCATAAACACTGGATCACTTTCAACAACCAACAACACCAGAGCAAAAATTCTAGATACAGGAAATCTGGTCCTacttgatgaagatgatgatggcaAGATTATCTGGCAAAGCTTTGACTGCCCAACAGACACTTACCTCCCTGGGATGAAAATTGGCTATATATTCTCAGACCCAAATAATAAGAAGTCCTGGTATATTCTGTCATGGTCAAGTCCATCGGTACCAAGCAGTGGAACCTATACTTTTGGCGTGGACAGGTTTAATAAGTCACTTTTCAATGTCTGGAGAAGAGGTACTGGTGTTTATCAACCGGTTGGTCTATGGGATGGCAGTAGTTTCAAATTCTTCTTTCAGAATTCATCAGAGGggttcaatttcagcttggtAGCTAAGCCAGAACAGGCTTATCTTACCTTCAACGATATAGGAAATAACACCTCGGCATGGTTTGGTCTGGACTCAAATGGGGATATAATCGAGTACAGGAAGTCGCAGGAGGGAATTACAAGGGCGAGTCATTCACCGTGTGACACGACTAACTTCTTGGGCATCAAAAGCCAGGGATGTTTGATACCAAGGCCAAGTATGTGTGATGCTGGAGATGGGTTCTTCGAGCACAGGGGGGTAATGCAAATTTCGTCGATTGCTAGAGTTTCTGCAATTGTTGGTTATGGAGATTGTGAGCTGATATGCAAGAATAACTGTTCATGCACGGCATATTCTTCAGTTGACAATGGAGGTTCTTGTGAATTCTACTATGGAGATATGAATGATCTTCTCAGTAAAATCAGAACTGGAAATAGCTCTATTTATGTTCGTGAAAATGCTCCTGAGACGTCAG ACAATGGAAGGAAGAGGAAGCTCTTGGTGGCAATTATAGTCCCAGTGACAGTGGTTTCCTCCACAGTGTTCTGTTTGATCTTCTGGTTCTATTATGTCCAAAGGAGAAAGCACAATTTTTTAG GAATGTTTAAGGATTATTCAGATGCTACTCTTGATTCTAACAACGTAAATGAATTTGACACGAAGAACGATTGCGATGACTTACCAGAGTTCAGCTTCTCAAGAATTGAAGCTGCCACTAATCAGTTCTCTTACCAAAATAAGCTTGGAGAGGGTGGTTTTGGATCAGTATATAAG GGCATGTTATTTGGAAATGAAATTGCGGTCAAAAGGCTTTCTAAATACTCGGGACAAGGGCAGCAGGAGTTCAAGAATGAGGTGCAATTAATTTCGAAGCTTCAGCACAGGAATCTTGTTAACCTAATAGGATATTGTGTTCGAGGAGAAGAAAAGATTTTAATCTATGAGTACATGCCAAACAAAAGCTTGGATTCCTTCATTTTTG ATCCATCAAAGCAACACCTGCTAGATTGGAGAAAGCGACTGCACATTGTGGAAGGGATTGCTCAAGGCCTTCTTTATCTTCATAAATACTCTCGACTAAAAATTATTCACCGGGACATGAAAACCAGCAACATACTACTGGATGCTTATATGAACCCGAAAATATCGGATTTTGGAATGGCTAGAATATGCTGTGACAATCAATCAGGAACGAAAACGTCAAGAATAGTTGGAACATA TGGTTATATGTCTCCAGAGTACGCACTCCATGGCCTTTTCTCGACCAAATCTGATGTATTCAGCTTTGGAGTCATTTTACTGGAGATAGTGAGTGGAAGAAGAAACACAGCCTTTAATGACCCTGATAGCAATCTGAACTTGCTAGGTTAT GCCTGGGAGGTTTGGAAGGATGGGAGATTCATGGAATTGTTGCATCCAGGGTTGGTTGAGTCGAGCTCAAAAAGTGAAGTTTCATTGTGCATTCAAATAGGACTACTGTGTAGTCAAGAAAAAGCAGATGACAGGCCAACCATGTCTGATGTGGTTTCATTCCTTAGCaacaaagaagaaagcttaCCAACGCCGAAACAACCTGGATTTTATGCTCTTCTGAATTTGGTAGGCGCTGGTTCAAGCAGAAGAAGACGAGAACAATCTCTGAATACAGTTTCGTTTTCAGGAATTGACGGTCGCTAG
- the LOC119995892 gene encoding receptor-like serine/threonine-protein kinase SD1-8 isoform X2 — protein MSSQRDTKVWVFVFFSCLFIQPSIHAKDSLGPGETLYYNQTLVSAGDVFELGFFSFTGWENQYLGVWFKDDKERKPVWVANRDNHILDSSDYLSIRRDGNLVIVEESSANWIINTGSLSTTNNTRAKILDTGNLVLLDEDDDGKIIWQSFDCPTDTYLPGMKIGYIFSDPNNKKSWYILSWSSPSVPSSGTYTFGVDRFNKSLFNVWRRGTGVYQPVGLWDGSSFKFFFQNSSEGFNFSLVAKPEQAYLTFNDIGNNTSAWFGLDSNGDIIEYRKSQEGITRASHSPCDTTNFLGIKSQGCLIPRPSMCDAGDGFFEHRGVMQISSIARVSAIVGYGDCELICKNNCSCTAYSSVDNGGSCEFYYGDMNDLLSKIRTGNSSIYVRENAPETSDNGRKRKLLVAIIVPVTVVSSTVFCLIFWFYYVQRRKHNFLDATLDSNNVNEFDTKNDCDDLPEFSFSRIEAATNQFSYQNKLGEGGFGSVYKGMLFGNEIAVKRLSKYSGQGQQEFKNEVQLISKLQHRNLVNLIGYCVRGEEKILIYEYMPNKSLDSFIFDPSKQHLLDWRKRLHIVEGIAQGLLYLHKYSRLKIIHRDMKTSNILLDAYMNPKISDFGMARICCDNQSGTKTSRIVGTYGYMSPEYALHGLFSTKSDVFSFGVILLEIVSGRRNTAFNDPDSNLNLLGYAWEVWKDGRFMELLHPGLVESSSKSEVSLCIQIGLLCSQEKADDRPTMSDVVSFLSNKEESLPTPKQPGFYALLNLVGAGSSRRRREQSLNTVSFSGIDGR, from the exons ATGAGTTCACAAAGAGACACAAAAGtctgggtttttgttttcttctcctgTTTATTTATCCAACCATCAATTCATGCAAAAGACAGCCTCGGGCCAGGAGAAACCTTGTACTACAACCAAACGTTGGTCTCAGCGGGTGATGTTTTTGAGTTGGGTTTCTTCAGCTTCACTGGCTGGGAGAATCAGTACTTGGGAGTGTGGTTCAAGGACGACAAAGAGAGGAAACCAGTCTGGGTTGCCAACAGAGACAATCACATCTTGGATTCATCAGATTATCTCTCTATAAGGCGAGACGGGAACTTGGTGATAGTGGAGGAATCCTCTGCAAATTGGATCATAAACACTGGATCACTTTCAACAACCAACAACACCAGAGCAAAAATTCTAGATACAGGAAATCTGGTCCTacttgatgaagatgatgatggcaAGATTATCTGGCAAAGCTTTGACTGCCCAACAGACACTTACCTCCCTGGGATGAAAATTGGCTATATATTCTCAGACCCAAATAATAAGAAGTCCTGGTATATTCTGTCATGGTCAAGTCCATCGGTACCAAGCAGTGGAACCTATACTTTTGGCGTGGACAGGTTTAATAAGTCACTTTTCAATGTCTGGAGAAGAGGTACTGGTGTTTATCAACCGGTTGGTCTATGGGATGGCAGTAGTTTCAAATTCTTCTTTCAGAATTCATCAGAGGggttcaatttcagcttggtAGCTAAGCCAGAACAGGCTTATCTTACCTTCAACGATATAGGAAATAACACCTCGGCATGGTTTGGTCTGGACTCAAATGGGGATATAATCGAGTACAGGAAGTCGCAGGAGGGAATTACAAGGGCGAGTCATTCACCGTGTGACACGACTAACTTCTTGGGCATCAAAAGCCAGGGATGTTTGATACCAAGGCCAAGTATGTGTGATGCTGGAGATGGGTTCTTCGAGCACAGGGGGGTAATGCAAATTTCGTCGATTGCTAGAGTTTCTGCAATTGTTGGTTATGGAGATTGTGAGCTGATATGCAAGAATAACTGTTCATGCACGGCATATTCTTCAGTTGACAATGGAGGTTCTTGTGAATTCTACTATGGAGATATGAATGATCTTCTCAGTAAAATCAGAACTGGAAATAGCTCTATTTATGTTCGTGAAAATGCTCCTGAGACGTCAG ACAATGGAAGGAAGAGGAAGCTCTTGGTGGCAATTATAGTCCCAGTGACAGTGGTTTCCTCCACAGTGTTCTGTTTGATCTTCTGGTTCTATTATGTCCAAAGGAGAAAGCACAATTTTTTAG ATGCTACTCTTGATTCTAACAACGTAAATGAATTTGACACGAAGAACGATTGCGATGACTTACCAGAGTTCAGCTTCTCAAGAATTGAAGCTGCCACTAATCAGTTCTCTTACCAAAATAAGCTTGGAGAGGGTGGTTTTGGATCAGTATATAAG GGCATGTTATTTGGAAATGAAATTGCGGTCAAAAGGCTTTCTAAATACTCGGGACAAGGGCAGCAGGAGTTCAAGAATGAGGTGCAATTAATTTCGAAGCTTCAGCACAGGAATCTTGTTAACCTAATAGGATATTGTGTTCGAGGAGAAGAAAAGATTTTAATCTATGAGTACATGCCAAACAAAAGCTTGGATTCCTTCATTTTTG ATCCATCAAAGCAACACCTGCTAGATTGGAGAAAGCGACTGCACATTGTGGAAGGGATTGCTCAAGGCCTTCTTTATCTTCATAAATACTCTCGACTAAAAATTATTCACCGGGACATGAAAACCAGCAACATACTACTGGATGCTTATATGAACCCGAAAATATCGGATTTTGGAATGGCTAGAATATGCTGTGACAATCAATCAGGAACGAAAACGTCAAGAATAGTTGGAACATA TGGTTATATGTCTCCAGAGTACGCACTCCATGGCCTTTTCTCGACCAAATCTGATGTATTCAGCTTTGGAGTCATTTTACTGGAGATAGTGAGTGGAAGAAGAAACACAGCCTTTAATGACCCTGATAGCAATCTGAACTTGCTAGGTTAT GCCTGGGAGGTTTGGAAGGATGGGAGATTCATGGAATTGTTGCATCCAGGGTTGGTTGAGTCGAGCTCAAAAAGTGAAGTTTCATTGTGCATTCAAATAGGACTACTGTGTAGTCAAGAAAAAGCAGATGACAGGCCAACCATGTCTGATGTGGTTTCATTCCTTAGCaacaaagaagaaagcttaCCAACGCCGAAACAACCTGGATTTTATGCTCTTCTGAATTTGGTAGGCGCTGGTTCAAGCAGAAGAAGACGAGAACAATCTCTGAATACAGTTTCGTTTTCAGGAATTGACGGTCGCTAG
- the LOC119995892 gene encoding G-type lectin S-receptor-like serine/threonine-protein kinase At1g11330 isoform X3 encodes MSSQRDTKVWVFVFFSCLFIQPSIHAKDSLGPGETLYYNQTLVSAGDVFELGFFSFTGWENQYLGVWFKDDKERKPVWVANRDNHILDSSDYLSIRRDGNLVIVEESSANWIINTGSLSTTNNTRAKILDTGNLVLLDEDDDGKIIWQSFDCPTDTYLPGMKIGYIFSDPNNKKSWYILSWSSPSVPSSGTYTFGVDRFNKSLFNVWRRGTGVYQPVGLWDGSSFKFFFQNSSEGFNFSLVAKPEQAYLTFNDIGNNTSAWFGLDSNGDIIEYRKSQEGITRASHSPCDTTNFLGIKSQGCLIPRPSMCDAGDGFFEHRGVMQISSIARVSAIVGYGDCELICKNNCSCTAYSSVDNGGSCEFYYGDMNDLLSKIRTGNSSIYVRENAPETSGMFKDYSDATLDSNNVNEFDTKNDCDDLPEFSFSRIEAATNQFSYQNKLGEGGFGSVYKGMLFGNEIAVKRLSKYSGQGQQEFKNEVQLISKLQHRNLVNLIGYCVRGEEKILIYEYMPNKSLDSFIFDPSKQHLLDWRKRLHIVEGIAQGLLYLHKYSRLKIIHRDMKTSNILLDAYMNPKISDFGMARICCDNQSGTKTSRIVGTYGYMSPEYALHGLFSTKSDVFSFGVILLEIVSGRRNTAFNDPDSNLNLLGYAWEVWKDGRFMELLHPGLVESSSKSEVSLCIQIGLLCSQEKADDRPTMSDVVSFLSNKEESLPTPKQPGFYALLNLVGAGSSRRRREQSLNTVSFSGIDGR; translated from the exons ATGAGTTCACAAAGAGACACAAAAGtctgggtttttgttttcttctcctgTTTATTTATCCAACCATCAATTCATGCAAAAGACAGCCTCGGGCCAGGAGAAACCTTGTACTACAACCAAACGTTGGTCTCAGCGGGTGATGTTTTTGAGTTGGGTTTCTTCAGCTTCACTGGCTGGGAGAATCAGTACTTGGGAGTGTGGTTCAAGGACGACAAAGAGAGGAAACCAGTCTGGGTTGCCAACAGAGACAATCACATCTTGGATTCATCAGATTATCTCTCTATAAGGCGAGACGGGAACTTGGTGATAGTGGAGGAATCCTCTGCAAATTGGATCATAAACACTGGATCACTTTCAACAACCAACAACACCAGAGCAAAAATTCTAGATACAGGAAATCTGGTCCTacttgatgaagatgatgatggcaAGATTATCTGGCAAAGCTTTGACTGCCCAACAGACACTTACCTCCCTGGGATGAAAATTGGCTATATATTCTCAGACCCAAATAATAAGAAGTCCTGGTATATTCTGTCATGGTCAAGTCCATCGGTACCAAGCAGTGGAACCTATACTTTTGGCGTGGACAGGTTTAATAAGTCACTTTTCAATGTCTGGAGAAGAGGTACTGGTGTTTATCAACCGGTTGGTCTATGGGATGGCAGTAGTTTCAAATTCTTCTTTCAGAATTCATCAGAGGggttcaatttcagcttggtAGCTAAGCCAGAACAGGCTTATCTTACCTTCAACGATATAGGAAATAACACCTCGGCATGGTTTGGTCTGGACTCAAATGGGGATATAATCGAGTACAGGAAGTCGCAGGAGGGAATTACAAGGGCGAGTCATTCACCGTGTGACACGACTAACTTCTTGGGCATCAAAAGCCAGGGATGTTTGATACCAAGGCCAAGTATGTGTGATGCTGGAGATGGGTTCTTCGAGCACAGGGGGGTAATGCAAATTTCGTCGATTGCTAGAGTTTCTGCAATTGTTGGTTATGGAGATTGTGAGCTGATATGCAAGAATAACTGTTCATGCACGGCATATTCTTCAGTTGACAATGGAGGTTCTTGTGAATTCTACTATGGAGATATGAATGATCTTCTCAGTAAAATCAGAACTGGAAATAGCTCTATTTATGTTCGTGAAAATGCTCCTGAGACGTCAG GAATGTTTAAGGATTATTCAGATGCTACTCTTGATTCTAACAACGTAAATGAATTTGACACGAAGAACGATTGCGATGACTTACCAGAGTTCAGCTTCTCAAGAATTGAAGCTGCCACTAATCAGTTCTCTTACCAAAATAAGCTTGGAGAGGGTGGTTTTGGATCAGTATATAAG GGCATGTTATTTGGAAATGAAATTGCGGTCAAAAGGCTTTCTAAATACTCGGGACAAGGGCAGCAGGAGTTCAAGAATGAGGTGCAATTAATTTCGAAGCTTCAGCACAGGAATCTTGTTAACCTAATAGGATATTGTGTTCGAGGAGAAGAAAAGATTTTAATCTATGAGTACATGCCAAACAAAAGCTTGGATTCCTTCATTTTTG ATCCATCAAAGCAACACCTGCTAGATTGGAGAAAGCGACTGCACATTGTGGAAGGGATTGCTCAAGGCCTTCTTTATCTTCATAAATACTCTCGACTAAAAATTATTCACCGGGACATGAAAACCAGCAACATACTACTGGATGCTTATATGAACCCGAAAATATCGGATTTTGGAATGGCTAGAATATGCTGTGACAATCAATCAGGAACGAAAACGTCAAGAATAGTTGGAACATA TGGTTATATGTCTCCAGAGTACGCACTCCATGGCCTTTTCTCGACCAAATCTGATGTATTCAGCTTTGGAGTCATTTTACTGGAGATAGTGAGTGGAAGAAGAAACACAGCCTTTAATGACCCTGATAGCAATCTGAACTTGCTAGGTTAT GCCTGGGAGGTTTGGAAGGATGGGAGATTCATGGAATTGTTGCATCCAGGGTTGGTTGAGTCGAGCTCAAAAAGTGAAGTTTCATTGTGCATTCAAATAGGACTACTGTGTAGTCAAGAAAAAGCAGATGACAGGCCAACCATGTCTGATGTGGTTTCATTCCTTAGCaacaaagaagaaagcttaCCAACGCCGAAACAACCTGGATTTTATGCTCTTCTGAATTTGGTAGGCGCTGGTTCAAGCAGAAGAAGACGAGAACAATCTCTGAATACAGTTTCGTTTTCAGGAATTGACGGTCGCTAG
- the LOC119995893 gene encoding protein kinase PINOID 2-like has protein sequence MASIARDESDYDSSSSSSITVPDSSRSWMSNTSFGSRRSSVSVASSSAETTPKPHKANQAAWEAMKRLRLTRGHVGLDHFRLIRRLGSGDIGNVYLCQIRNPMVGLPQCFYAMKVVDREALAVRKKLQRAEMEKEILGMLDHPFLPTLYAEFDASHYSCLVMEYCPGGDLYAARQRRPSKLFSIASARFYAAETLLALEYLHMMGIVYRDLKPENVLVREDGHIMLTDFDLSFKCDVVPKLLRSRTKMDEAIISDIKHAMIKCSTPSCARYSTTPMKPVLSCFSARKKRTTTITTTTITEKIDHDNNHDDGDYHHEVNYDIELVAEPINAKSKSFVGTHEYLAPEVISGQGHGSAVDWWTFGVFLYEMLYGRTPFKGENNEKTLINILKKPLTFPRMSSASFSSSKEVEEMVKVQDLISKLLVKNPKKRIGSLKGSAEIKRHEFFKGVNWALIRSVKPPEVPKNGCFYKINRANYFPKLSKKERDEPYQVPHYFDYF, from the exons ATGGCATCCATAGCCAGAGATGAATCCGACTACGACAgcagctcctcctcctccataaCCGTCCCAGACTCCAGTCGGAGCTGGATGAGCAACACCAGCTTCGGCAGTCGCCGCAGCTCAGTGTCTGTGGCTTCATCATCAGCTGAAACCACCCCCAAGCCTCACAAAGCAAACCAAGCCGCTTGGGAGGCCATGAAGCGCCTCCGATTAACCAGAGGCCATGTAGGTCTGGACCATTTCCGGCTCATTCGCCGTCTAGGAAGCGGAGACATAGGAAACGTCTATCTTTGCCAGATAAGGAACCCAATGGTGGGGTTGCCTCAGTGTTTCTATGCCATGAAAGTGGTGGACAGGGAGGCTCTTGCTGTGAGGAAAAAGCTTCAAAGAGCTGAAATGGAGAAGGAGATTCTTGGAATGCTTGACCACCCTTTTCTTCCCACTTTGTATGCTGAGTTTGATGCTTCTCACTACTCCTGCTTGGTTATGGAGTATTGTCCTGGTGGTGACTTGTACGCCGCTCGCCAGCGCCGACCTAGCAAGCTCTTCAGCATTGCTTCTGCCAG GTTTTATGCTGCGGAGACCTTATTAGCTTTAGAGTATCTTCACATGATGGGAATTGTCTACAGAGACCTTAAGCCAGAGAATGTGTTGGTAAGGGAAGATGGGCACATTATGCTTACAGATTTCGATCTCTCTTTCAAATGCGACGTCGTTCCGAAGCTATTAAGGTCGAGAACCAAGATGGATGAAGCCATTATCAGTGACATTAAGCATGCAATGATCAAGTGTTCAACTCCTTCTTGTGCTCGCTATAGCACTACTCCCATGAAGCCTGTCCTCTCTTGTTTCTCAGCCAGGAAAAAGAGAACCACCACaattacaacaacaacaatcacGGAAAAAATTGATCATGATAACAATCATGATGATGGTGATTATCATCATGAAGTCAATTATGATATAGAGTTAGTGGCAGAACCCATCAATGCAAAATCAAAGTCATTCGTTGGGACCCACGAGTACTTAGCACCAGAGGTGATTTCAGGACAAGGACATGGTAGTGCAGTGGATTGGTGGACTTTTGGGGTGTTCTTGTATGAAATGCTGTACGGAAGGACACCATTCAAGGGTGAGAACAATGAGAAAACCCTAATTAACATCCTCAAGAAACCATTGACCTTCCCAAGAATGTCATCAGCAAGCTTTAGTAGCAGTAAAGAAGTTGAAGAGATGGTCAAAGTTCAAGACCTTATAAGCAAGCTTTTGGTGAAGAATCCCAAGAAGAGAATTGGGAGCTTAAAGGGTTCAGCTGAGATCAAGAGGCATGAATTCTTCAAAGGAGTAAACTGGGCTTTGATTAGGTCAGTTAAGCCTCCTGAGGTACCCAAAAATGGTTGTTTTTACAAGATCAATAGGGCTAATTACTTTCCAAAGTTaagcaaaaaagagagagatgagcCTTATCAAGTTCCTCATTATTTCGATTACTTCTAA
- the LOC119995898 gene encoding early nodulin-93-like has product MAEKMTKYSPVLEKTSLASLDQKLAMAKRCSHEGVVAGAKAAIVASIAAAVPTLTSVRMLPWAKAHLNHTAQALIISTVAGAAYFIVADKTVLASARRNSFRQIP; this is encoded by the exons ATGGCAGAAAAGATGACCAAGTACTCTCCAGTACTTGAGAAGACTAGCTTAGCCTCACTTGATCAAAAGCTAGCCATGGCAAAGCGTTGTTCTCATG AGGGCGTGGTTGCAGGAGCTAAGGCAGCCATTGTTGCCAGCATTGCTGCTGCTGTTCCCACT TTGACTAGTGTGAGGATGCTGCCATGGGCAAAAGCCCATCTTAATCATACTGCTCAAGCTCTCATTATCTCCACGG TGGCTGGAGCAGCATATTTCATTGTAGCAGACAAGACAGTTTTGGCCTCTGCAAGGAGAAACTCCTTTAGGCAAATCCCTTAG
- the LOC119997961 gene encoding zinc finger Ran-binding domain-containing protein 2-like — protein MSWTGGDWMCAACQHQNFKKREACQRCGYPKYGGPDVSTYLYNRTEVLAGDWYCTAMNCGAHNYASRLNCHRCGAMKTGYDCGYGGNMMNTGGYGSDGSVPPGWKSGDWLCNRCGVHNYASRAECFKCKTPRDYGGAV, from the exons ATGAGCTGGACAGGCGGAGACTGGATGTGTGCTGCATGCCAACACCAGAACTTCAAGAAAAGAGAAGCTTGTCAACGTTGCGGATACCCGAAATATGGAGGCCCTGACGTGTCGACATATTTGTACAATCGGACGGAGGTTTTGGCCGGAGACTGGTACTGCACTGCCATGAATTGTGGAGCTCACAATTACGCCAGCCGTTTGAATTGCCATCGTTGTGGGGCAATGAAAACTGGTTATGATTGTGGGTATGGGGGTAACATGATGAATACTGGAGGATATGGATCCGATGGCAGCGTCCCGCCCGGATGGAAGTCCGGTGACTGGCTTTGCAACAG ATGTGGAGTGCACAATTATGCTAGCAGGGCAGAATGCTTCAAATGCAAAACACCAAGGGACTATG GCGGTGCAGTTTGA
- the LOC119996631 gene encoding zinc finger CCCH domain-containing protein 39-like: MSFPDPVPPFGPFSGASDAITIGVWPQIQNNEQFDTHSQFEQQSPFKRPRNSEDNPSMNSRMPPQSIPVNKGITNIFFKTRMCAKFRNGTCRNGENCNFAHGMDDLRRPPPNWQDLVGGRDEDRPPQPPPCNWEDDMKIIHKMKLCKKYYNGEECPYGDRCNFLHEEPSKFKEDSGRFRESSVISIGTTGQPVVQGGGFDHCDGNWSVNNSGPDAFQVNIKPVYWKTKLCIKWETTGTCSFGEKCHFAHGQAELQLSAGRIEVEAGNSSFISTKPQSILPVIDASVSKMVGVPAFTEEGQGKKCLFKWKGHKKINRIYADWLDDLPLVQSLPSRVGS, from the exons ATGAGTTTCCCGGATCCTGTCCCTCCTTTTGGTCCATTTTCTGGAGCTAGTGATGCCATTACGATTGGTGTCTGGCCTCAGATTCAGAACAATGAACAATTTGATACACATTCTCAGTTTGAACAGCAGTCTCCTTTCAAAAGACCCAGAAACTCTGAGGATAACCCATCCATGAATTCTAGGATGCCCCCACAAAGCATTCCTGTAAATAAAGGGATAACCAACATTTTCTTCAAGACCAGAATGTGTGCAAAATTTAGGAATGGGACTTGTCGCAATGGTGAAAACTGCAACTTTGCTCATGGTATGGATGATTTGAGGCGGCCTCCACCCAATTGGCAAGATCTTGTTGGTGGACGCGATGAGGATAGACCACCACAACCACCACCGTGCAACTGGGAAGATGATATGAAGATAATTCATAAGATGAAACTGTGCAAGAAATACTATAATGGGGAGGAGTGTCCTTATGGTGATAGGTGTAATTTTCTCCATGAAGAGCCATCTAAGTTTAAGGAAGATTCAGGAAGATTTAGAGAGAGCTCTGTAATAAGCATTGGCACTACAGGACAACCAGTGGTGCAGGGAGGTGGGTTTGATCATTGTGATGGTAATTGGTCTGTCAACAACTCTGGCCCAGATGCCTTTCAAGTAAATATTAAGCCTGTGTATTGGAAAACAAAGTTATGCATAAAGTGGGAAACAACAGGGACGTGCAGTTTTGGTGAGAAATGTCACTTCGCTCATGGACAAGCAG AGTTACAGCTGTCTGCTGGACGAATTGAAGTGGAGGCAGGGAATTCAAGCTTCATCTCGACTAAACCTCAATCCATTCTTCCTGTTATTGATGCATCTGTAAGTAAGATGGTTGGTGTCCCTGCTTTTACCGAAGAAGGGCAAGGGAAGAAATGCTTGTTCAAGTGGAAAGGACATAAAAAAATCAATCGAATTTATGCAGATTGGCTTGATGATCTGCCGTTAGTGCAGAGTTTGCCAAGCAGAGTTGGGAGCTGA